The following are encoded together in the Malaya genurostris strain Urasoe2022 chromosome 3, Malgen_1.1, whole genome shotgun sequence genome:
- the LOC131435275 gene encoding rab proteins geranylgeranyltransferase component A, with product MEEDIPTEFDLIVLGTGLPESILAAAASRIGKSVLHLDCNEYYGGFWSSFNFESLLKYADICMNRNCAKSEIHDKRHNFVPLQQSTYVENVSEEWFKFEEFGDVSGWNKDNIMKEFRRFNVDLIPKLLYSRGAMVELLISSNICRYAEFRAVDRVATIWNNRIMTVPCSRSDVFTSRDVNVVEKRLLMKFLQSCASYENEGGDHKDEDIEGKTFLQYLTSHKLTPNLIHYLLYTIAMGNDTMNCRLGLEGVKKFLLSLGRYGNSPFLFPMYGCGEIPQCFCRLCAVFGGIYCLNKRVDGINLTQATEGNCLRFQSLNCNQQKLKALNLVIGQGYVEEGTFIVEGQLKSDNKRHCGKIARAIFLTNVPLGGVHDNTGGGGVSLLKLPPVEGHEDGATIIQLAHYSGTCPTDIYLIHITTRSVSGDPRADLEPYVTQILRKDCPKLLSRQNKEKEICENSEENNVSTILYELYFNIPSCAACRKGFSIDSVPKGIYLACGPFVELDFDESIARAKALFKEIYPEEEFLPRAPDSEEIIIGEETDEGQEITSGEEDHHEPMKIESGFECQEGDAASVTPGALVATRISDAQEAKEDVVENAEECVEQK from the exons ATGGAGGAAGATATTCCGACAGAGTTTGACCTCATAGTACTCGGGACTG GTCTCCCGGAATCGATCTTAGCTGCCGCCGCTAGTCGGATAGGAAAAAGCGTACTACATTTGGATTGTAACGAATATTACGGTGGCTTTTGGTCGTCGTTCAATTTTGAAAGTTTATTGAAGTATGCCGATATTTGCATGAATAGGAACTGTGCTAAAAGTGAAATACACGATAAAAGGCATAATTTTGTTCCACTGCAACAGTCCACCTATGTTGAAAATGTTAGCGAAGAATGGTTTAAATTTGAAGAATTCGGAGACGTCAGTGGCTGGAATAAGGATAacattatgaaagaatttagacGTTTTAATGTAGATTTAATACCTAAATTGTTGTATTCTCGAGGAGCTATGGTAGAGTTACTCATATCATCGAACATTTGTCGTTACGCAGAATTTCGCGCTGTGGATCGCGTGGCCACGATTTGGAACAATCGCATAATGACGGTACCGTGTTCCCGATCTGATGTGTTCACCAGCCGTGATGTGAATGTAGTCGAGAAACGACTattgatgaaatttttacaAAGTTGTGCTAGCTACGAAAACGAAGGTGGTGATCATAAGGACGAAGATATTGAGGGTAAAACGTTCCTACAGTATTTAACGAGCCACAAGCTGACACCGAATTTAATCCATTATTTACTGTACACCATCGCTATGGGAAATGACACGATGAATTGCCGTTTAGGTTTAGAAGGCGTGAAAAAATTTTTACTTAGCTTAGGACGATACGGTAACAGTCCGTTTCTTTTTCCTATGTATGGATGTGGAGAGATTCCGCAATGTTTTTGCCGACTATGTGCGGTTTTTGGTGGAATTTACTGTCTTAATAAGAGAGTAGATGGTATCAATTTGACGCAAGCAACCGAAGGCAATTGTCTTCGGTTTCAATCACTTAACTGCAACCAGCAGAAGCTGAAAGCGCTGAATCTAGTCATTGGACAAGGATATGTAGAAGAAGGAACGTTCATCGTGGAAGGTCAGCTGAAATCAGACAACAAGAGGCATTGTGGGAAGATAGCTCGTGCAATTTTCCTTACCAATGTTCCTCTCGGTGGAGTACACGATAATACGGGCGGTGGTGGTGTATCTTTGCTCAAACTTCCCCCAGTGGAAGGCCACGAAGATGGGGCTACTATAATACAGTTGGCACATTACAGTGGTACGTGCCCAACAGATATAT ATCTCATACATATTACTACCAGATCTGTTAGTGGTGACCCACGAGCAGATTTAGAGCCTTACGTGACGCAAATACTTCGAAAAGATTGTCCTAAACTGCTATCGAGGCAGAACAAGGAAAaagaaatttgtgaaaatagcGAAGAAAACAACGTATCTACTATTCTCTACGAACTTTACTTTAACATTCCATCGTGTGCTGCTTGTCGGAAAGGGTTTTCAATTGATTCTGTTCCGAAAGGAATTTATTTAGCATGCGGTCCCTTTGTTGAGTTGGACTTTGACGAAAGTATAGCGCGTGCGAAAGCGTTGTTCAAAGAAATTTACCCAGAGGAAGAGTTTCTCCCTCGTGCTCCTGATTCTGAAGAAATAATTATAGGAGAAGAGACTGACGAAGGTCAGGAAATCACTTCCGGTGAAGAAGATCATCATGAACCAATGAAAATAGAAAGCGGTTTTGAGTGTCAGGAGGGTGATGCGGCTTCTGTTACACCAGGAGCACTTGTAGCAACCAGGATTTCAGATGCACAGGAAGCAAAAGAGGACGTTGTGGAGAACGCCGAAGAATGTGTCgagcaaaaataa